A segment of the Terribacillus aidingensis genome:
CCCCACACATGCATCGCATGCAGGATTGGTTCTAGGCTTCTGCCATACTCTGTAATAGAGTATTCTACTTTCGGAGGCACTTGTGCATATACTTTACGTTCGATAATATCCTCTTCTTCCAATTCGCGCAGCTGGTTTGTCAGCATCTTCTGCGTGATACCGGGTAAACTACGCTTCAGCTCATTGAAGCGCTGTGTTCCGCTGTTAAGCAGATGCAGCAGGATGACCGGTTTCCACTTTCCTACAAGAATACCAAGCGCGTCGGTCACTTTACACATTTCCGGTTGGATTTCTACAGGTACATCTTTCATTTTATATCCCCCATTTCACAGTATCCTTTTCTATACTATACCACTTTGAAGTGCGTACTTTCCAATAGGAGTGCTTTGGAGGATAATGGTTGTAAGATAAAGCTTAAGGAGACAGGAGTATGGAAAAATATCGCATTGATCCAAGTAAGGGAATGGAATTCGGAATATACACATTAGGCGACCATTTAGCAGATCCGCGAACAGGAGAGCGTATCTCTGCCAAAGAAAGGATTCAGCAGATGGTACGGTTAGCTCAGCTTGCCGATCAGGCTGGTATCGATTTCTTCAGTGTTGGCGAAAGCCATCAGCCTTACTTTGCATCACAGGCTCATGCTGTCATACTGGCAGCAATTGCGCAAGCTACGGAAAGAATCAAAATCGGAAGTTCCTCGACAATCATTAGTACATCAGATCCTGTACGAGTGTATGAGAATTTTGCTACGCTTGACTTAATATCCAATGGTCGCGCGGAAATCATCGCCGGTCGTGCATCACGTATTGGGTTGTTTGAATTGCTCGGATATGACCTGCATAACTATGAGGAACTATTCGAAGAGAAGTTTGATTTGCTGCTTCAGTTAAATGAGGAAGAAATCGTCAATTGGAGCGGTGAATTCCGCAGACCTTTGCGAAACGCTGAAGTTTTGCCGCGTCCAGTAACTGGTTCTTTACCAATTTGGCGTGCTGTGGGCGGTACTCCAGCGAGTGCCGTGAAAGCAGGCTATGCTGGTGTTCCTATGACAGTAGCGATGCTTGGTGGTCCGGCAAGTGTATTCAAACGAACAATTGATACGTATAGAGAAGCGTTGGCAGCGCGAGGATTCGATCCTACTCAGCTGCCAGTAGCAACGACAGGATTCTTTTATGCAGCAGAGACAACGCAGGAAGCGTTACGTGATTATTATCCGCACATTAATGAAGGTATGAAAAAGACGAATGGACAAGGGTTTCCGAAACAATTATTTGCCCAAGGTGCCGATCATCGAAGCATCATCAATGTGGGCAGTCCGCAGCAAATCATTGAGAAAATCCTCTATCAGCATGAGCAATTCGGTCATCAGCGTTATCTAGCCCAGCTTGATTTCGGCGGTGTACCTATCGAGAAAATGGAGCAAAACATCGAGTATATCGCTACTGAAATATTGCCGGCAATCAAGAAATATACGAAGCAGGGAGGCGCTGAATAATGAAAGTGGTAGGAATATCCGGCTCGATTGTCGGATCAAAGACAAAGACAGCAATGTCGCTTCTTTGGGAAGAGATGATTACTGCTTATCCTGATGCAGAACACGAGCTATTGGACTTAGCTGACTATCAGCTGCAATTCAGCGATGGAAGAAACTACTTGGATTACACTGGTGACACGGCATATGTAACCGAGCAGATCATGCAAGCAGACATTCTGTTTATTGGTACACCAATCTTCCAAGCATCCATTCCAGGAACACTGAAAAATGTATTCGACCTGCTGCCAACACAAGCATTACGCGATAAGGTCGCAGGTATCGTAGTCACTGCTGGCTCAGCAAAACATTTTCTAGTGGCTGAGCAGCAGCTGAAACCGATCCTTTCATATATGAAGGCACATCTTGTATCAACGTATGTATTTGTGGAAGAAAAAGACTTTTTGAACGGAAAAATCATGAATGATGATGTGCATTTCCGATTGCAGCGATTAATAGAAGATGCTTTTGATTTAGCAGAGTCACAAGCAGCCATTCGAATTAAAAAAGAAGCAGCATACGATTTTTAAAGTGAAAAGGCTCCCTTATTGGGAGCCTTCTGCGTACTCATCGATAATCGTACCATCTTCATACACACGATAGATGCCAACTGTTCCTGAACCGCCGCTTTCAATCATGGATTTTGACTTCAGAACAAGAGTATAATAGGCGCCGGTTCCATCCATTGTGACCTGACCGCCTGTCGTATCAATCTCAAGATCTTCATTTTCTGTCATGCCAAGATTATTTGAAAGCAATACTGCGGCTTCGTCCGCACTGCCAACAGCCTTGAGATCCTGGATCTGCTGAGCCATGTCATCTTCGGTAGTTTCCGTGCCTTCAGCATCTGTTGCAGCATCACTAGCCGTCGTTTCTTGTTTTGTTTCCAGCTCTGCTGCAGCTGCTGTTTCTTCCTCAGAGTCCTCATCGTTTGTTATTACCTGTTGTTCTTTATGTTGCATTTGATTTTCCCTAGTATGCAGTTCCGCTGGGGTTGCTGCTTGAGCTGTCTTTTCTGTATTACTGCAGCCTGCAGCGAGTAGCAAAAAAAAAACAAGTGATGCAATAAGAGCGCCTTGTATCAAAAAAGATCCTCCTGATTATTTACAATGTCAAAGTTCACTGTACTATAAATGGTAGGTACATCCAATATTGTTAATTTTAAATACTTCATAATAGAGAGGGTTTTGAATTAATTGGAAGATACAAGAAAATAACGCGAGAAAAGAATGGACGCACCGCCTGGATCACCTTTCTTAAAAGTATGTAAGATGGCGATACATTTCGTTCTTATAGCCACACTGCATCATCCTTCCATCCTATACTTGTCTTATTTATATTGTAAGCCGATTGATACCTTGGATATAGGGGTTTATTTTGTAATTCTTTGAAAGAAAGTGTCGAATAATAACAGACTTTTATGGAAAATATTTGTAGACAAGAGAAGCATATTTTCATATAATTTAATTGACCACTGGTCAAAATGAGGGGATTAAAATGGCGGAACTAACAAAAGATAAAATTATCAAGCAGGCAAGGGTGCTTTTTATTGAGCAAGGGTATGAAAAAGTGTCTATGCGGGGAATCGCGAAAGATTTAGGATGCAGCCACGGCGCATTATACTATCATTTTAAAAATAAGACGGCATTATTTTCAGAAGTGCTGGACTTCTATTTTCAAGAATTGAATAGCATTATCGATCGGATTATGGAGCAAGAAGAGAATGATAAACTGAAGGATTTATTCCTTGAATTCATCCGTTTTGGACTTGATCATCCGCATCAATATGAGCTGATGTTTATGTTGAAAAGTGAAGAAATGGATAGTTTGATGCAGCGGCCGGCAACAGAAAGCTATGAGCGGTTTGCAGCGGCAGTAGAACAAGCTAGTGGCATTCATCTGTATAACGACCACATTTACTCAATCTTCCTTGCTTTGCATGGGTTTGTGTCGCTCCATTTGCACCGTATTGAGAATTTCGAAGGGGTAGCCGAAGGAGCCGCTAGACATGTTGATTTTTTAAAGAAGACCATTTGAATGGTCTTTTATTATATTTAAAATTGACCACTGGTCAAAAAAGGGGGAAATGAAGTGATTCTGAAACGAATTCGGATGGGCATGATTATTATGCTGGCAGTTGGTATAGCAGGTTATTCTGTTGTTCAGTATGGGTTTGTCGGATTGGATAGAGCAGGCTTGGTCGTACAGAAAATCAGTTTTGGTGAGGTCTTACCAGATATGTGGAGAATTATGCTCAGTATACACATTGCAACGAGTATCTTCGCGCTCGTACTTGGTCCGTTTCTGCTCCTGGATAGTATCAGACAAAAGAACAAAGTATTACACAAACGGATGGGCTACATTTATACAGCGGGGGTAACAGGTGGAGGTGTCTCTGGTCTTTATTTAGCGTACTATGCCACTGGAGGATTGATTGCGCAACTGGGTTTTGCGTTGCTTGCCATCAGTTGGCTGATCACTGTATTCCTCGCAGTCAGAGCAGCTATCCAAAGAAAAATAATTCAGCATCAGCGCTGGACCATGATTAATTACAGCCTGACATTCACCGCAGTAACATTGCGAATATGGCTGGGAGTATTCGTACTTATTTTTGGTACCTCAGATTATGAAACGTACTATGCGTATATTGCCTGGCTTTGCTGGGTTCCAAATGTACTGTTTATGATTTTCTTTCTAAGAAGAAAAAAATATTATGTGCACTAATGAGACTTCGATTTTTTATTGGGCACCAAATAAGCTCCGGCTCCAAGCATAAGAGCCCCGATAATAGCCATACTGACACCAAAGAATGTATTTGTCAGAGATAAGAAGATGCCGCCAATTAGGATAAAGATTCCAACAAGATGCATAAATATGTACTTTTCCATCGTAATCTCCTTCTTAAGCAAAGATGCTATACCCTAAGATTACTAAATAGTTTGATAATAAGCAAATAAGCGTTTAACTATGTCAGTGAAGGGAAAAGGACTTATGAGATAAAATTCGAAGGAGGCACAATTCGTGCAAGAGAAGTTTGATGTAGAATTTACGTTTATTGGTGGAGAAAAGTACACATTCACAGA
Coding sequences within it:
- a CDS encoding helix-turn-helix domain-containing protein, whose translation is MKDVPVEIQPEMCKVTDALGILVGKWKPVILLHLLNSGTQRFNELKRSLPGITQKMLTNQLRELEEEDIIERKVYAQVPPKVEYSITEYGRSLEPILHAMHVWGAKHTIHKQSKKQNEAEAK
- a CDS encoding LLM class flavin-dependent oxidoreductase; amino-acid sequence: MEKYRIDPSKGMEFGIYTLGDHLADPRTGERISAKERIQQMVRLAQLADQAGIDFFSVGESHQPYFASQAHAVILAAIAQATERIKIGSSSTIISTSDPVRVYENFATLDLISNGRAEIIAGRASRIGLFELLGYDLHNYEELFEEKFDLLLQLNEEEIVNWSGEFRRPLRNAEVLPRPVTGSLPIWRAVGGTPASAVKAGYAGVPMTVAMLGGPASVFKRTIDTYREALAARGFDPTQLPVATTGFFYAAETTQEALRDYYPHINEGMKKTNGQGFPKQLFAQGADHRSIINVGSPQQIIEKILYQHEQFGHQRYLAQLDFGGVPIEKMEQNIEYIATEILPAIKKYTKQGGAE
- a CDS encoding NADPH-dependent FMN reductase, which produces MKVVGISGSIVGSKTKTAMSLLWEEMITAYPDAEHELLDLADYQLQFSDGRNYLDYTGDTAYVTEQIMQADILFIGTPIFQASIPGTLKNVFDLLPTQALRDKVAGIVVTAGSAKHFLVAEQQLKPILSYMKAHLVSTYVFVEEKDFLNGKIMNDDVHFRLQRLIEDAFDLAESQAAIRIKKEAAYDF
- a CDS encoding TetR/AcrR family transcriptional regulator — encoded protein: MAELTKDKIIKQARVLFIEQGYEKVSMRGIAKDLGCSHGALYYHFKNKTALFSEVLDFYFQELNSIIDRIMEQEENDKLKDLFLEFIRFGLDHPHQYELMFMLKSEEMDSLMQRPATESYERFAAAVEQASGIHLYNDHIYSIFLALHGFVSLHLHRIENFEGVAEGAARHVDFLKKTI
- a CDS encoding DUF2306 domain-containing protein, whose translation is MILKRIRMGMIIMLAVGIAGYSVVQYGFVGLDRAGLVVQKISFGEVLPDMWRIMLSIHIATSIFALVLGPFLLLDSIRQKNKVLHKRMGYIYTAGVTGGGVSGLYLAYYATGGLIAQLGFALLAISWLITVFLAVRAAIQRKIIQHQRWTMINYSLTFTAVTLRIWLGVFVLIFGTSDYETYYAYIAWLCWVPNVLFMIFFLRRKKYYVH